A part of Vulpes vulpes isolate BD-2025 chromosome 15, VulVul3, whole genome shotgun sequence genomic DNA contains:
- the DUT gene encoding deoxyuridine 5'-triphosphate nucleotidohydrolase, mitochondrial isoform X2 — translation MRLRFVRLSEHATAPTKGSPRAAGYDLYSAYDYILPPMEKAIVKTDIQVALPSGCYGRVAPRSGLAAKHFIDVGAGVIDEDYRGNVGVVLFNFGKEKFEVKKGDRIAQLICEQIFYPEIEEVQVLDDTERGSGGFGSTGKN, via the exons ATGCGGCTGCGCTTCGTCCGGCTCTCGGAGCACGCCACCGCCCCGACCAAGGGGTCCCCGCGGGCTGCGGGCTACGACCTGTACAG TGCCTATGATTATATACTACCACCCATGGAGAAAGCCATTGTGAAAACAGACATTCAAGTAGCTCTTCCTTCTGGGTGCTATGGAAGAGTAG ctccCCGTTCTGGCTTGGCTGCAAAACACTTCATTGACGTCGGAG ctgGCGTCATAGATGAAGATTATAGAGGAAATGTGGGTGTTGTGCTATTTAATTTTGGCAAAGAAAAGTTTGAAG tcaAAAAGGGCGATCGGATTGCACAGCTCATTTGTGAACAGATTTTTTATCCAGAAATAGAGGAAGTTCAG GTTTTAGATGACACTGAAAGGGGTTCAGGAGGTTTTGGTTCTACTGGGAAGAATTAA
- the DUT gene encoding deoxyuridine 5'-triphosphate nucleotidohydrolase, mitochondrial isoform X1: MTPLCPRPALGYLSSTSWLRSVFKDARGAAPRGEAAGPLFRPLSSTRSPSRGGCRATTPAISPSKRARPAEDGMRLRFVRLSEHATAPTKGSPRAAGYDLYSAYDYILPPMEKAIVKTDIQVALPSGCYGRVAPRSGLAAKHFIDVGAGVIDEDYRGNVGVVLFNFGKEKFEVKKGDRIAQLICEQIFYPEIEEVQVLDDTERGSGGFGSTGKN; encoded by the exons ATGACTCCCCTCTGCCCTCGCCCCGCGCTCGGCTATCTCTCCTCCACGTCCTGGCTCCGCTCCGTGTTTAAGGACGCGCGCGGCGCCGCGCCCAGAGGAGAAGCCGCGGGGCCGCTCTTCCGACCGCTGTCCAGCACTCGCAGCCCGAGCCGGGGCGGCTGCCGCGCCA CGACACCTGCCATCTCCCCCAGCAAGCGGGCCCGGCCTGCGGAGGACGGCATGCGGCTGCGCTTCGTCCGGCTCTCGGAGCACGCCACCGCCCCGACCAAGGGGTCCCCGCGGGCTGCGGGCTACGACCTGTACAG TGCCTATGATTATATACTACCACCCATGGAGAAAGCCATTGTGAAAACAGACATTCAAGTAGCTCTTCCTTCTGGGTGCTATGGAAGAGTAG ctccCCGTTCTGGCTTGGCTGCAAAACACTTCATTGACGTCGGAG ctgGCGTCATAGATGAAGATTATAGAGGAAATGTGGGTGTTGTGCTATTTAATTTTGGCAAAGAAAAGTTTGAAG tcaAAAAGGGCGATCGGATTGCACAGCTCATTTGTGAACAGATTTTTTATCCAGAAATAGAGGAAGTTCAG GTTTTAGATGACACTGAAAGGGGTTCAGGAGGTTTTGGTTCTACTGGGAAGAATTAA